Within the Miscanthus floridulus cultivar M001 chromosome 17, ASM1932011v1, whole genome shotgun sequence genome, the region gtcgtaattcctcgaCATGTGCTTGAGCGGACGCGGGGGCCCCCACACGTgggtccgaaggggtgtgagtttgcgcaaactccacaaccaccggtggctatcctgGAGCAagcaccatagcgcactcctaggatggacggtggcggggtgccacgtcaccgatgctggaaccgtcgctctcgccctcACCATCCGGAAGTTCGTGGGAAACAGCACGAACGTAGCctaccattcccacgaattcagacGTGAGGAGGGATggtaccagcatcctttggagcccccgagcatatgcATCCATGgaggacacgaggccataggggaaccgatcatatGGTGTTTGTGGCGTGGGCGGTGCATTCCCTCCGGGTGATcgatgggagatagtaaataaagagcgaacaacagtatgcatattacttacagtggggtttgagtagagagtttgcttggaatgaagcgcagatgccgtgtTGTTGAAGTTGCACGTcttggagtcgatggaggacgtctctctgatgggtgccgggtcacgagtctccttgcggaggtggagtacgccgagccggtcggcgacaaagttcaggcttctgaagaggaaggcctaggatggctcgaagatgggtggaacccgcatcctgtgggtgagagtgcaggaaactccagcgagctgaagcgaatcgtatcgcccgagcccaccacggtgagggtggtagaaaagtgggccatccgatgaccaaaaagtgttgaacgcacAGCGTCTTCCCCATAGACGGCGCCAACCGTCGGTGCAGagagtgaccaactagtgaatatttgtagttttgttgtacgttgtgatcggaggtggcctagcactcaatgacataggatttatactagttcaggcaatgtgccctacgtctagttagggtcggtcggtgactttattcctaagcctaggtgctcaaagtttgtagtggggttacaaacgagaaggagaaagatgggggtgtgCAAGAGGTCCAGTCAGCTCAGGtcaaaagggccaagagtgacaggaactttgctatgagctaagtgttcaagcaggtgcttgaggtccaaacctggcagttttgtggttgtgagctatcgatctaaggaactctaatCTACTGGAATCggtcccctttgttggaggaagcgcatccccttttatagatgaaggggatggctttacaagtgagagggtgagggtatgtatgcttccaagccttgttgtccatgcctatcaagccttgttgcccacaccggcaggtaccagataatggtaggcgcctacaacactgttgatgtcactgtagaatgtcagatacaTACGGGAGTTCGTGCTGCCTTCtttagggatggtggacgttggtacctacaaatacagtttgatgcctagaggcatgtgaggagtctcgctatgttcacccggtacggtaaatcctagcgcccatactgctatcgatgcccagaggcacgtggagggccttaccgtatgggagttctagcagcccctacaatactgtagagggagatgtcggcacctacaatactatttgtgttaggtgGCTATAGAGTATtgttccatgcagggtatggtccctggtacagtggttttaacttgtgagccttgccttgcctttctctggaTGTCTTCTGGTttctaccgagcgggcgtccctggtcgaatggctccagttggctctgagtgcgccggtcggagaagagcggtgagcagggttcctatgagCCCCATCCGGAGGGACGTGGGTttagagtcggaagtagtgctttgggctaggccttccgatcagagagggcgTCCGAAGGTGgctggaggccgaagcgagtgctccgatcggagtggtgggcccaaggggtcgatGAGCAGGCACCACTCCTTTCGGTCCAGACCTTTAGGTTGGCGACTAGGCCATCCTTCCAGCctattgtatttagactcttgggctgagCCTGGCATGGAAGTCGGTCCccaagggaccctgggtttattaACCCGACACCACTGAAGCTACGGCAGCCCACTAAAGCCCAAAACCAATGAAACCCTAAATCCTACATACCACGAATAGCATCAGTGAGCGGTTACAGTGTCTCTCACACACACTTCCACACCCTTTCAGTCTTTCACACAGCTGGGCATTGGCTCTTTCTGGGCAGCGACGGTGGCTGCTGAAGACTTTAGCGATGACGGCGGCTACGTGGTTGGGCGGCGGCTACTAGGCGGGCTACCAGGAGCTTGAGTCTGGCGGCTGGGCGGCTGAGCAGCACTTGCTTGAGTCCAACAGCCACTGAGCCACCATGAGCTGAGCTGCAAGCCTATGACTGCAAAGGGAAAGGGATCCCTCTCAAGTTCCCAATATGTCCCAGTCTCAACAAGGTTAGTTCGTGATCCCTCTCCCTCGACTGTATGCAGATTGCTACATATTGTCTCAATCTGTACATTGTTGAAATTTGCTTGTGAATTTTTAATTTTGTTGCATAGGTGTAGTCATTGTTACCTCAAGCACTGCCTCTGCCCCAACAGATCAGAATGCATGAGCTATTGTTTCCACAAGTGACCCTGGTTGAAAGTACTGTACTCTTCCAGATGTAGCAAAGAAGCATGAGCTCAAGTGCAATTTTTGTGACAaggtgtggaaaggtggcatCACAAGGCTCAAGCTCCATCTAGCCCACATTCCGTAATGCAATGTTAAGAAGTGTGAAAAGGTTCTAGCTAATGTGAAGGTGGAGATGATTGAACTGCTCACAAAGAAAATGTTATCAAGGAAAACAAAACCAAAGAACGCAAGAGGGCAAGAGATGAAGTTAACTTGGATCATTCAGAGGGAGAAGCATCAAGCGAAGAGGATGGTGGCAATTCTTTTGTTGTTGTTCACTCAAGGAGAACTAGAAGTGCAAGTAGCCCTATGGAGAGGTTCTGCAAGTCCACTCCTAAAGAAGTTGTTGCTACAAAGAAGGGAGCAAGCCTTAGCAATAAGGTGCAGACCAAGTTGTCAACTCAGAAAAGAGAAGAGAGGTGAGATCGAGCCTGTGAGTACATCTGCCAATTCTTTTATGAAGCTGGCATTGCACACAATACAGTAACACTTCCTAGCTTTCACCTCATGCTTGAGGCAGTTGGAGACTTTGGCAAATCCTTGATAGAGCCTAGTGCATATGAGATGAGTGGTCTATTTTTACAGAAAGCTAAGAAGAAGGTAGAGGATTCATTGAAGAACCAAAAGGAGCAATGGGCACTCATAGGCTGTTCACTTATGACAGATGCATGGACAGATAAGAAAGGTAGGGGAGTAATGAATATTGTAGTTCATAGTGCTTTTGGTGTTTATTTCCTAGACTCAGTGGACTGCTCATCTGTTAAGAAAAATGGCCAATATATCTTCGAACTTGTTGACAAATGGATTGAAGAAATAGGAGAGAAAAATGTTGTTCAAGTGGTGACTAACAATGCTAGTGTGAATTGGGCAGCAGCAGATCTATTGAAAGCAAAGAGACCTTCAATTTTCTGGACTGGGTGTGCTGCCCACACTATAGATCTGATGCTGGAGGATATAGGCAAGATTAAGAAAATTGATGACACAATTGTGAGAGCAAGATCTTTGACAGCATTCCTTTATTCTCATAGAAGGGTGCTGGCACTCATGAGGAAATGTCTAGGGAAAGATCTAGTGCGTGTTGGTATTACACGCTTTGCTACAGCCTATTTGAACTTGAAGAGCTTGCTGGACAACAAGAAAGAGTTGGGAAGGTTGTTTAGGGAAAATGAGCTCAATGAAATGGGTTACTTAAAGTCGGACAAAGGGAAGAATGCTGCCAAAACTGTCAGGTCTGAAACATTTTGGAAAAATGTTGATTGTGCTGTCAATTTTTTGAGCCACTAGCTAATGTGCTTAGAAGGATGGATAGTGATGTACCAGCCATGGGTTTTTTACATGGCTGTTTATTGGATGCAAAGAAGGAAATTGCCAAAAGATTTGACAATGATGAGAGCCGCTACAAAGATGTTTGGGAAAAGATTTATAGGAGGTGGGATAATAAGCTGAAGACTCATTTGCATCTAGCTGGTTATTACTTGAACCCATACTACTATTATCCAAATAAAATAGAGATCGAATCAGATGGAACATTTAGCGAGGGTCTAGTTACTTGTGTCACAAAGATGGTCCCCGATTCAGAAATCCAAGATAAGATATTTGATGAACTCAatatgtaccaaaatgagctggGATCATTTGGAAAAGACATTACTACAAGGCAGCGGAGGAATGAAAAAAATGATCCGGGTAAGTTGGTCATTCATTTAATTATGTTGCAATCTGAATTTTATTATCATTTACTCAATTTGACATGTAGTTATGGACTCTAATCTAAATATTCAATTTTTCTCTAAAGCTAAATGGTGGCTGAATCATGGAACCAGCTCTCCAAATCTTAGGAAATTGGCAACAAGAATTTTGGGCCTAACATGCAGCTCCTCAGACTGTGAGAGGAATTGGAGTGATTTTGAACAAGTAAGAATCATTTAGTGTCTAGTATTAAGTTTTCTACTACAACAACAGTACTACTAGTGTTATTTAGTTTTCTACTGCAGTAATAGTCCTACTAACATGGATATTTATTTTGGATTTATTGCGATTCCAATTGGCTGCACAGGTTCAGTCAAAGAGAAGGAACAAATTGCTTCATGGCAGGATGAGTGACCTCGTGTATGTAAAATTTAACTCCAGGCTGAAACATAAAAGAGAGAATAAGGCAAAGGACCCCATTGAGAAGCAATTTGTAGATATTCTAGAAGATGATGACAATGAATTTATCACTAGAGTTGCACTTGCAGCAGATGATGAATAAGAAGAACCAAAAGACCCCCAAGGTGAAGGTGAGAAAGAACAGGAACAAGAGGTTGCACCAGCGGAACCAGAACATGATAAAAGGAAGAGAGTTGTCCGCCCTAGGTTAAAGAAGAGGGTGAAGAAGATCACTGATATTAATGATGGCAAACAATCGGTGCCTGAGATTGTAGCTGCTTCATCTTGTGATacagaaaatgatgatgatcatgatgtCGGTGTGCACTGCCAGTCTGCAAGTGATCCATATTCTCAGTCTGACTCTGAGAAGTCCATCTCAGATTAAATTGCACTTGTGTCCTTGAAATTGCACTACAACAGTGGCACTTTAATTAGTTATTTTCTACTTATTAGTTATCATTTGCTACTAATTTGGTATTTTGGACGGTTAAACTTTCATGAATCATGTTGTAATGTCATTTGGTATTTGGTAATATTACCTAGAATTGTGGAACCTTATAAACATATTTGTGTTCATCGAATTTCATATTTGCCATGATTTTTTTATCAATTACGGGTGTTTTtcatgttttttaaaaaaaacgctATCTGGCATAGCACCGCTATAGCTGCATAGCTTCTAGAAAAAATTTGCCGCTATTTTCAATAGCCCGCTATTTTAAACATTAGGTACACAtgatccccaactacaaactgcaaaggccttcttcgcttgtccgtatAAGTTTTCTATCGACTCTGAGTTGcattcaaatgactctgaataatactgacttgctctcgagcttctttgatgaaatcaggcccaaaatatccatgatctcccacttcaacccagttaagtggtgtcctatatttctttccatacagagcttcaaagggtgccatacgaatgctttcttgatagctattgttgtaagaaaactcagctaagttcaagcatttatcccatttctcaggaaaagaaatggcataagctctcaacatatcctcaagtgcCTGATTTACCATTTCTGTTTGGCcgttagtttgtggatgataagctaaacttatgaggagactagtaccaagacatttctagagttgctcccaaaaatgagagacaaagactgaccctctatca harbors:
- the LOC136515594 gene encoding uncharacterized protein → MDSDVPAMGFLHGCLLDAKKEIAKRFDNDESRYKDVWEKIYRRWDNKLKTHLHLAGYYLNPYYYYPNKIEIESDGTFSEGLVTCVTKMVPDSEIQDKIFDELNMYQNELGSFGKDITTRQRRNEKNDPAKWWLNHGTSSPNLRKLATRILGLTCSSSDCERNWSDFEQVQSKRRNKLLHGRMSDLVYVKFNSRLKHKRENKAKDPIEKQFVDILEDDDNEFITRVALAADDE
- the LOC136515593 gene encoding uncharacterized protein produces the protein MLEAVGDFGKSLIEPSAYEMSGLFLQKAKKKVEDSLKNQKEQWALIGCSLMTDAWTDKKGRGVMNIVVHSAFGVYFLDSVDCSSVKKNGQYIFELVDKWIEEIGEKNVVQVVTNNASVNWAAADLLKAKRPSIFWTGCAAHTIDLMLEDIGKIKKIDDTIVRARSLTAFLYSHRRVLALMRKCLGKDLVRVGITRFATAYLNLKSLLDNKKELGRLFRENELNEMGYLKSDKGKNAAKTVRSETFWKNVDCAVNFLSH